One Candidatus Paceibacterota bacterium genomic region harbors:
- the secA gene encoding preprotein translocase subunit SecA, which translates to MNIITKIFGSEHDKYLKSIQPLVNKINELEKDVEKFTDEQLKDKTVELKKRLGDGATLDELLPEAFALVREASKRTLKQRHFDVQLIGGIALHQGKIAEMRTGEGKTLVATLPVCLNALTGRGVHLVTVNDYLARRDAVWMGQIYAALGLTIACVNHDSSFIYDPTHQEKDDLRDEVGSFKVVYEFLRPVTRKEAYEADITYGTNSEFGFDYLRDHLVYDAPRVAQRKHYFAVVDEVDSILIDESRTPLIISAPYADSEALYQKFAGIAQTLTEVEDYTVDEKLKAIQVTDAGITKAEKALGIDNMYTEGGIKYVHHLETAVRAKALYIVDREYVVKDGEVIIVDESTGRLQPGRRWSEGLHQAIEAKEGVKVQQESRTFASITYQNYFRQYEKLAGMTGTALTSKEEFYKVYGLDVIPVPTNREAKRKDHNDLVFQSEMGKYKAVAAKIKELHEKGQPVLVGTVSIEKNELLSAFLTKEGIKHELLNAKNHEKEGEIIAQAGRPGSVVIATNMAGRGVDIMLGGMPKNEEEYEKVKSAGGLYVLGTERHDARRIDNQLRGRSGRQGDPGETQFYLSLEDSLMRIFAPDFTKKMMNKLGIPEDEPIEFSMVSRNIEAAQAKIEGLNFDARKHLLEYDDVMNHHRKVIYDRRQKVLFATLDEMKDIVADITLGDEEIQKVIDEKVAKISEEGFYNVMRQVILQTIDMLWVDHLETMDYMRSSVRLRAYGQRDPLVEYKREGLRLFRELEESWRGEVVKIIPGLGAGEIRVEQEKLEEVHESANEITGASKPAISAPESKHLNKDGTELGRNDPCYCGSGKKFKKCHGA; encoded by the coding sequence ATGAACATCATCACAAAAATATTCGGCAGTGAGCACGACAAATATCTAAAGAGCATTCAGCCGCTTGTTAATAAGATAAACGAGCTCGAAAAGGATGTCGAGAAATTTACCGACGAACAGCTTAAAGATAAAACAGTAGAGCTGAAGAAAAGATTGGGAGACGGCGCTACGCTCGATGAACTTTTGCCGGAAGCTTTCGCACTGGTGCGCGAAGCGAGCAAGCGGACGCTCAAACAGCGCCACTTTGATGTTCAACTTATCGGTGGTATTGCCCTACATCAAGGCAAGATTGCCGAAATGAGAACCGGAGAAGGCAAGACGCTCGTTGCAACGTTACCGGTGTGTCTGAACGCTCTGACTGGCCGTGGCGTGCATCTTGTTACAGTCAATGATTATCTTGCTCGCCGCGATGCAGTCTGGATGGGGCAAATCTATGCCGCGCTCGGACTCACTATCGCTTGTGTTAATCACGACTCCTCATTTATATACGACCCGACGCATCAAGAGAAAGATGACCTGCGCGACGAGGTCGGTTCGTTCAAGGTGGTCTATGAATTTCTTCGCCCAGTGACACGCAAAGAAGCGTATGAAGCAGACATCACCTACGGCACCAACAGCGAGTTCGGTTTTGATTATCTCCGCGATCACTTGGTCTATGACGCTCCGCGGGTCGCCCAGCGTAAACATTATTTTGCGGTCGTTGATGAAGTTGACTCTATATTAATAGACGAATCGCGCACGCCTCTCATTATCTCTGCGCCGTATGCTGATTCAGAAGCTTTGTATCAGAAGTTTGCCGGCATTGCCCAAACACTTACGGAAGTAGAAGATTATACAGTAGATGAGAAGTTAAAAGCGATACAAGTGACAGATGCAGGCATTACAAAAGCGGAGAAGGCGCTCGGCATCGACAATATGTACACCGAGGGAGGTATCAAATATGTGCATCACCTGGAGACTGCCGTGCGTGCAAAGGCTCTATATATAGTAGACAGAGAATATGTAGTCAAAGACGGCGAAGTGATTATAGTAGATGAATCAACAGGCAGATTACAGCCGGGGCGCAGATGGTCAGAAGGTTTACACCAGGCGATAGAAGCGAAAGAGGGCGTGAAGGTCCAGCAAGAGTCGCGCACATTTGCAAGTATCACGTATCAAAATTATTTCCGCCAGTATGAAAAGCTCGCGGGTATGACTGGTACGGCGCTTACGTCAAAAGAAGAATTCTATAAAGTGTACGGGCTTGATGTGATACCGGTGCCGACAAACAGAGAGGCGAAGCGCAAAGACCATAATGACCTCGTTTTCCAGTCCGAGATGGGTAAATACAAAGCGGTCGCGGCGAAGATTAAAGAATTGCATGAAAAGGGGCAACCAGTCTTGGTTGGTACTGTATCTATCGAGAAGAACGAATTACTCTCTGCATTCTTGACCAAAGAGGGCATTAAGCACGAACTTTTGAATGCGAAGAATCACGAAAAAGAAGGTGAGATCATTGCGCAAGCGGGCAGGCCAGGGAGCGTCGTTATTGCGACCAACATGGCAGGTCGTGGAGTCGACATCATGCTTGGCGGCATGCCGAAGAATGAAGAGGAGTATGAGAAAGTAAAATCAGCCGGCGGGTTGTATGTGCTCGGCACCGAACGCCACGATGCGCGCCGTATTGACAATCAGCTCCGCGGACGCTCCGGCCGCCAAGGCGACCCAGGTGAGACACAGTTCTACCTCTCGCTCGAGGATTCGCTCATGCGTATCTTCGCCCCGGACTTTACCAAGAAGATGATGAACAAGCTCGGCATACCGGAGGACGAGCCTATTGAGTTCAGCATGGTGTCGCGCAACATCGAGGCGGCGCAGGCCAAGATCGAGGGGCTTAACTTCGACGCGCGTAAACATTTGCTCGAGTATGATGACGTGATGAATCATCATCGCAAGGTTATTTACGACCGCCGTCAGAAGGTGCTCTTCGCTACGTTGGACGAGATGAAAGATATCGTGGCAGACATTACGCTCGGTGATGAAGAAATTCAGAAAGTTATAGATGAAAAGGTCGCGAAAATTAGCGAAGAAGGATTCTATAACGTCATGCGCCAAGTTATTTTGCAGACAATAGACATGCTCTGGGTAGACCACTTGGAGACAATGGACTATATGCGTTCATCGGTGCGATTGCGCGCGTACGGCCAGCGCGACCCGCTTGTTGAGTACAAGCGCGAAGGTTTGCGCCTCTTCCGCGAGCTTGAGGAGTCATGGCGCGGAGAGGTGGTTAAGATCATCCCTGGCCTAGGTGCAGGCGAGATTAGAGTCGAGCAAGAGAAACTGGAAGAAGTTCACGAATCGGCAAATGAAATCACCGGCGCATCCAAGCCCGCAATTTCCGCACCAGAAAGTAAGCACCTGAACAAAGACGGCACCGAGCTAGGCCGCAACGATCCATGCTATTGCGGTAGTGGCAAAAAATTCAAAAAATGCCATGGAGCATAA
- a CDS encoding NAD(P)-dependent oxidoreductase has product MKISFFGVKESERGYLEASTQKSYPNDEASLYNESLNIEHIPADTSADIISVFVGCTVNKEVIEKFPNLKLIVARSTGYDNIDLDECKKRNIVVCNVPSYGENTVAEQAFALLLILSRKMIEAVERVRATKNFSTDGLTGFDLKGKTLGVLGTGRIGIHSIKIAKGFEMNVIAYDVFQKQELQSQLGFTYRTFDEVLAESDIITVHVPYMKETHHLLNAHAFTIMKPSTYIINTSRGAVVDTGAMFQALKNNKIAGAGLDVMEDESVMNEEERQMLAMPNVVITPHNAFNTEEAIERILETTIQNISAFLKDTPQNIVK; this is encoded by the coding sequence ATGAAAATATCATTCTTTGGGGTCAAGGAGAGCGAGCGGGGTTATCTGGAGGCGAGCACGCAGAAATCGTATCCTAACGATGAGGCGTCATTATATAATGAGTCACTCAATATAGAGCACATACCGGCAGATACAAGCGCAGATATAATCTCTGTCTTTGTCGGTTGTACTGTTAACAAAGAAGTTATAGAAAAATTCCCGAATCTTAAGCTTATCGTCGCGCGTTCGACTGGATATGACAATATAGATTTGGATGAGTGCAAAAAAAGAAATATTGTAGTGTGCAATGTGCCGTCATATGGCGAGAATACCGTGGCCGAACAGGCATTCGCACTTTTGCTTATTCTGTCGCGCAAGATGATTGAGGCGGTTGAACGAGTGCGAGCGACAAAAAATTTCTCGACAGATGGGCTCACCGGCTTCGACCTTAAGGGTAAGACACTGGGCGTGCTTGGTACCGGGCGCATCGGCATACATTCTATTAAAATCGCGAAGGGTTTCGAGATGAATGTAATCGCTTATGATGTCTTCCAGAAGCAGGAGCTCCAGAGCCAGCTCGGGTTCACCTACCGCACGTTCGATGAGGTTTTGGCCGAGAGCGACATTATCACCGTCCATGTGCCGTACATGAAAGAGACGCATCATCTACTAAATGCTCATGCATTTACAATAATGAAGCCGAGCACATACATTATTAATACAAGCCGCGGTGCGGTTGTTGATACCGGTGCAATGTTCCAAGCTCTCAAGAATAATAAAATAGCCGGCGCCGGACTCGACGTGATGGAGGACGAAAGCGTGATGAATGAAGAAGAACGCCAAATGCTCGCAATGCCGAACGTAGTCATCACGCCTCACAACGCCTTCAATACAGAAGAGGCGATAGAGCGCATACTCGAAACAACAATCCAAAATATTTCAGCTTTTCTGAAAGACACTCCGCAGAATATAGTGAAATAA
- a CDS encoding efflux RND transporter periplasmic adaptor subunit, translating into MKKYIFIIIGIVIIGLITAKLTVWRSSGTTGSGDIKVARMDLAQEVAVTGRVKTSKDISLAFTKAGRITSVYVDVGAHVAPGDTIATLDQTDILAQISQAEASVQTEESELEDLVNGTRPEEIAVQEATVASAQAAVEDATSNLRDKMNSAFTTADDAVHTKADQMISNAYSNNPQIAFMTDNQTASNVANLRSGLELAFSAWGASLPKISDSNEVLISKTETEKTNLSQIALFLDKLALALNQVTQSGSVNTTTLSGWRTDVSTARTNIQTAINNLSVAEEKLRTASSTLSVARDTLTLDKSATPASQISAQKSTVLQAKGKVAQLRSSLADTIMRSPVAGVVSTVDAKVGEIASANSALVRVVSTNAYDIESNIPETDIGSVTTLNPVIISLDAFPGESFSGKVVLIDPAETIVDGVVNFKTTLRFDKSDPRVKSGMTANLRIQTLTKKQVLALPQYSILENDKGKFVRIRDNTQKIGYREIPVQTGIRNPDGFVEIMSGVNEGDSVLNIGIKQ; encoded by the coding sequence ATGAAAAAATACATCTTTATAATCATTGGTATCGTTATTATAGGCCTAATTACCGCCAAACTGACCGTCTGGAGGTCGAGTGGCACGACAGGCAGTGGCGATATTAAAGTTGCGCGGATGGACCTGGCGCAGGAGGTTGCCGTTACGGGGAGGGTAAAGACTTCTAAAGATATCTCGCTGGCATTTACAAAAGCCGGAAGAATTACATCAGTGTATGTCGATGTCGGTGCTCATGTCGCGCCGGGCGACACCATCGCCACGCTCGACCAGACAGATATATTGGCGCAGATAAGCCAGGCAGAAGCAAGTGTCCAAACAGAAGAGTCCGAGCTCGAGGATCTGGTGAATGGCACAAGGCCCGAGGAGATAGCCGTACAAGAAGCAACCGTTGCTAGTGCGCAAGCGGCTGTTGAGGACGCGACAAGCAACCTCCGAGACAAAATGAACAGTGCCTTTACAACAGCAGACGATGCGGTTCATACTAAGGCCGACCAAATGATATCGAATGCATACAGTAATAATCCGCAAATCGCCTTCATGACCGATAACCAGACCGCTTCGAACGTTGCCAATTTGAGGAGCGGCCTCGAGCTGGCCTTCTCCGCATGGGGCGCGTCGCTTCCAAAGATTTCTGATTCTAACGAGGTTCTGATCTCTAAAACCGAGACAGAGAAGACCAACTTATCCCAGATCGCACTATTCTTGGACAAACTTGCGTTAGCGCTAAATCAGGTGACACAGTCCGGCAGTGTCAATACAACCACGCTTTCTGGATGGAGAACTGATGTGAGCACTGCGCGAACGAATATCCAGACTGCTATTAACAACTTATCGGTCGCAGAGGAGAAGCTCCGCACGGCATCTTCCACTCTTTCTGTCGCCAGAGACACGCTTACGCTCGACAAGTCGGCAACACCGGCTAGCCAGATTTCTGCACAGAAGAGCACGGTGTTACAGGCTAAGGGTAAGGTCGCACAATTAAGGTCATCTCTTGCCGATACCATAATGCGTTCGCCGGTAGCGGGTGTTGTCTCCACTGTCGATGCCAAGGTTGGCGAAATCGCCTCTGCCAATAGCGCCCTTGTCCGTGTGGTAAGTACAAATGCGTATGACATAGAGTCCAATATTCCGGAGACCGATATCGGTTCTGTCACTACGCTCAATCCGGTGATCATCTCTTTGGACGCTTTCCCCGGCGAAAGCTTCAGTGGCAAAGTGGTTCTTATAGATCCGGCAGAGACGATAGTCGACGGCGTCGTTAACTTTAAAACGACGTTGCGCTTCGACAAATCTGACCCAAGAGTTAAAAGCGGTATGACGGCGAACCTACGCATTCAGACATTAACGAAGAAGCAGGTTCTGGCACTCCCCCAATATTCGATACTGGAAAACGATAAGGGTAAGTTTGTCCGTATCCGCGATAATACGCAAAAAATCGGCTACCGTGAGATACCTGTACAGACAGGCATTCGCAACCCTGACGGCTTCGTCGAGATAATGAGCGGTGTTAACGAAGGTGACTCGGTGCTGAACATCGGTATCAAACAATAG
- a CDS encoding ABC transporter ATP-binding protein, producing the protein MIDLKNVSKIYTDGGETIALDSVSFKIEKGEFVSIMGPSGSGKSTLLHILSFMDTPTSGVYTFDGKNVNDLNQTDFAHLRNARMGFVFQAFNLLGRQTVYQNVELPLMYNDIPRAERKKRIEKAIHEVGLDDKTNAEAATLSGGQKQRVAIARALVCEPDIIFADEPTGNLDSKSGAQVMSILAGLNKAGHTVILVTHEKSTASFANRLIQVKDGRIESDTRIQSIQEMNELIK; encoded by the coding sequence ATGATTGACCTTAAGAATGTTTCTAAGATCTATACTGATGGTGGCGAGACTATCGCGCTTGATTCCGTATCTTTTAAAATAGAGAAGGGCGAGTTCGTCTCTATTATGGGCCCATCCGGTTCCGGTAAATCCACCCTTCTCCATATCTTGAGCTTCATGGATACGCCGACGTCCGGCGTGTATACCTTCGACGGCAAGAATGTAAATGACCTGAATCAGACCGACTTCGCCCACCTCCGCAATGCGCGCATGGGCTTCGTCTTCCAGGCGTTCAATCTTCTCGGGCGTCAGACCGTCTATCAGAACGTGGAGCTCCCTCTAATGTATAACGACATTCCGAGGGCCGAACGCAAGAAACGGATAGAAAAGGCTATTCATGAGGTCGGGCTCGACGACAAAACCAACGCAGAAGCCGCCACATTATCGGGCGGGCAGAAACAACGCGTCGCCATCGCCCGCGCCTTGGTCTGCGAGCCGGACATCATCTTCGCCGACGAGCCGACCGGCAACCTCGACTCCAAGTCCGGCGCGCAAGTCATGAGCATCCTGGCAGGGCTTAACAAAGCCGGGCATACTGTCATACTTGTCACGCACGAGAAGTCGACAGCGTCTTTTGCCAATCGCCTTATTCAAGTTAAAGATGGCCGTATTGAATCGGATACGCGCATCCAAAGTATTCAGGAAATGAACGAGCTCATTAAATAA
- a CDS encoding ABC transporter permease, protein MKTVDSIKTSVRGLRNAKTRTALTMLGIIIGIASVIVLMSIGASAQDLILSQVKSIGSNLVFVIPGSTKGSRFQSPPSVQGIIIKTLVKEDLDAFLREPSILSATAEVRGQAKAVFENNDTTATFSGTTETYFSVREFKVERGQPFYQEDVVGLNHVAVLGTKMATTLFGDKDPIGKNFRFKNLSLRVVGILEKKGMGPGGVDQDNLVLIPITVAQKQLLGIDYYNFVTVQANPEYNLEFVKSRMISVLRQNHRITDPDKDDFTIQTLDDAVAILGTITGVMTLFLTAIAMISLLVGGIGIMNIMLVSVIERTKEIGLRKAVGATRTDIIRQFLVEAIILTLLGGIIGIALGALVVIALYYILVTFSTTGWTFNLPPSAIILAFAVSSLTGVVFGIYPAYKASQKSPIEALRYE, encoded by the coding sequence ATGAAGACTGTTGACTCAATAAAAACTTCTGTCCGCGGACTGCGTAACGCCAAGACTAGAACAGCTCTCACGATGCTCGGTATCATAATCGGCATCGCTTCTGTCATCGTGCTTATGTCTATCGGCGCGTCGGCACAAGATCTTATTTTGTCACAAGTAAAGAGTATCGGCTCCAATCTCGTCTTCGTTATCCCCGGCTCAACCAAGGGTTCCAGATTCCAATCCCCTCCTTCGGTGCAGGGCATTATAATTAAGACATTGGTAAAAGAAGATCTGGACGCGTTTCTCCGCGAGCCGTCTATTCTATCGGCCACGGCCGAAGTCCGCGGACAAGCTAAGGCTGTCTTCGAGAACAACGACACTACGGCAACCTTCAGCGGTACGACGGAGACTTATTTTTCCGTCCGCGAATTTAAGGTTGAGCGCGGCCAACCATTTTATCAAGAAGATGTAGTCGGCCTTAACCATGTAGCCGTCCTCGGCACAAAGATGGCAACGACACTCTTCGGCGACAAGGATCCGATCGGCAAAAACTTCCGTTTTAAAAATCTCTCGCTTCGCGTAGTTGGCATACTGGAAAAGAAGGGTATGGGCCCGGGCGGAGTGGATCAAGACAACCTTGTTCTCATCCCGATAACTGTCGCCCAGAAACAACTTCTGGGTATCGATTATTACAACTTCGTTACGGTCCAAGCCAATCCGGAATATAATCTTGAATTCGTTAAGTCGCGCATGATATCTGTCCTGCGCCAGAACCATCGCATTACCGACCCAGACAAAGATGACTTTACCATCCAGACGCTAGACGACGCCGTGGCGATTCTCGGCACCATCACCGGTGTTATGACGCTCTTCCTCACGGCCATTGCGATGATCTCGCTCCTCGTCGGCGGTATCGGCATTATGAACATCATGCTCGTCTCGGTGATAGAAAGAACCAAAGAGATTGGCTTGCGCAAAGCGGTAGGCGCCACGCGCACGGATATTATTCGTCAGTTCCTAGTCGAAGCTATCATCCTTACGCTTCTCGGAGGCATTATCGGTATCGCGCTCGGAGCGCTTGTCGTCATTGCGCTTTATTATATTCTTGTCACATTCTCAACCACCGGCTGGACGTTCAATCTCCCGCCGTCGGCCATTATACTCGCCTTCGCCGTCTCATCTCTCACCGGTGTCGTCTTTGGCATCTATCCTGCCTATAAAGCTTCGCAGAAGTCCCCGATAGAAGCGCTCCGCTACGAATAG